From the Prunus dulcis chromosome 4, ALMONDv2, whole genome shotgun sequence genome, one window contains:
- the LOC117623927 gene encoding cysteine-rich receptor-like protein kinase 10, producing the protein MLFLFVCVGENDISSVESLQFDFSSIVAATNNFSDDNKLGEGGFGQVYKGILSNGQQVAVKRLSRNSGQGAEEFKNEMVLVAKLQHRNLVRLYGFCLEGEEKILVYEYVSNKSLDYFLFDPEKQGQLDWSRRYKIIAGIARGIMYLHEDSRLRIIHRDLKAGNILLDGEMHPKISDFGMARIFGVDQTQANTSRIVGTYGYMSPEYAMHGQFSVKSDVYSFGVLLLEIISGKKNSYFFQTDAAEDLMSHAWKLWRDGTPLELLDPSMRDSYSRSEVIRCIHIGLLCVQEDPVDRPPMQSVVLMLNSYSVTLPLPEQPAFFLRSRTEGNMPKITLESDLSISKSTPSVDEASITAVYPR; encoded by the exons atgcttttcttgtttgtttgtgtagGTGAGAATGACATTAGTAGTGTAGAGTCCTTGCAATTTGATTTTAGTTCCATTGTAGCGGCCACGAACAATTTCTCTGATGATAATAAGTTAGGGGAAGGTGGATTTGGTCAAGTTTACAAG GGTATACTTTCAAATGGTCAACAAGTAGCTGTGAAGAGGCTTTCAAGGAACTCTGGCCAAGGTGCTGAGGAATTTAAGAACGAGATGGTATTGGTAGCCAAGCTTCAACACAGAAATCTGGTCAGGCTATATGGATTTTGcttggaaggagaagaaaagataCTTGTTTATGAATATGTCTCCAACAAAAGCCTTGACTATTTTCTATTTG ACCCTGAGAAACAAGGACAATTGGATTGGTCAAGACGTTACAAGATTATTGCAGGGATTGCTCGAGGAATAATGTACCTACACGAAGATTCCCGACTTAGAATTATACATCGTGATCTCAAGGCCGGCAATATATTGTTAGATGGGGAGATGCATCCAAAAATATCTGATTTTGGCATGGCCAGGATTTTTGGGGTTGATCAAACTCAAGCAAACACAAGTAGAATTGTTGGAACATA TGGCTATATGTCTCCAGAGTATGCAATGCATGGACAATTTTCTGTCAAGTCCGATGTATATAGTTTCGGTGTTTTACTGCTAGAAATCATAAGTGGCAAGAAGAATAGTTATTTCTTTCAAACTGATGCAGCTGAAGACCTCATGAGCCAT GCCTGGAAACTATGGAGAGATGGGACGCCTTTGGAATTGTTGGATCCGAGTATGAGAGATTCTTATTCCAGGAGTGAAGTTATAAGGTGTATCCATATCGGCTTACTTTGTGTTCAGGAAGATCCAGTGGACAGACCTCCAATGCAATCCGTAGTTCTCATGCTTAATAGCTACTCTGTGACTCTGCCATTACCTGAACAGCCAGCATTTTTCCTTCGAAGTCGAACGGAGGGGAACATGCCAAAGATAACTTTGGAGTCTGATCTATCTATCAGTAAGTCAACTCCATCCGTTGATGAAGCATCCATCACTGCAGTATACCCTCGATAG
- the LOC117623926 gene encoding cysteine-rich receptor-like protein kinase 25 — protein sequence MPSFNLNVLMTLVLGLLSLSSLSEAEYRYNVCSNTTSFTPNSTYELNLNLLLSSLTSNATRELGFYNTTAGSQDPNAAVYGSFLCRADLTSDACKDCVATAARETVKKYCPLRKVTIIWYDDCMLRYSNVSFFGNMDEAPGVSLLNVANIPDPNRFNDVLLETITGLVPVAANATSGAKKFAAKEANFTALQELYSLVQCTPDLSSTACDRCLRAAIADLPACCYGKQGGRVLYPSCNARYEIYPFYTFVTAPPPPLLLPPPPPASVTRSQGNDDQISTLVIVAIVVPIAILLFLVGCCFLRRRARKKYKVIQQQNVGNEINSVESLQFDLRTIEAATDDFSDQNRLGEGGFGEVYKGTLPDGQQIAVKRLSRGSGQGAEEFKNEVVLVAKLQHRNLVRLLGFCAEGEEKILVYELVENKSLDHFLFDSENHVKLDWSSRYKIIGGIARGLLYLHQDSPLKIIHRDLKASNILLNGDMNPKIADFGMARIVGVDQTQGNTRRIVGTM from the exons ATGCCTTCCTTCAATCTCAATGTGTTGATGACCCTTGTGCTTGGCTTGCTTAGCCTTAGCAGTTTGAGTGAAGCTGAATACCGCTACAACGTCTGTTCTAACACAACCAGTTTCACTCCCAACAGCACCTACGAATTAAATCTTAAtctcctcctctcctctctcacCTCCAACGCCACCCGTGAACTCGGTTTCTACAACACCACTGCCGGCTCCCAAGATCCCAACGCTGCAGTTTACGGTTCCTTTCTATGCCGTGCTGATCTCACATCCGATGCATGCAAAGATTGTGTAGCCACCGCAGCCAGAGAAACGGTCAAAAAGTACTGCCCCTTAAGAAAAGTCACTATAATTTGGTACGATGATTGCATGTTACGCTACTCAAACGTGTCTTTTTTCGGCAATATGGATGAAGCCCCAGGAGTTTCTTTGTTGAACGTGGCAAATATTCCTGATCCAAACCGGTTTAATGACGTACTGTTGGAAACAATCACTGGCTTGGTGCCTGTGGCAGCAAATGCGACCTCCGGAGCTAAAAAGTTTGCGGCAAAAGAAGCAAACTTTACAGCGTTGCAGGAGTTGTACAGCCTTGTGCAATGCACTCCGGACCTGTCAAGCACCGCCTGTGATCGGTGTCTTCGAGCAGCTATTGCAGATCTTCCGGCTTGTTGTTATGGGAAGCAAGGAGGAAGAGTTTTGTATCCTAGTTGTAATGCTAGATATGAAATTTATCCATTTTATACATTTGTTACTGCCCCTCCTCCGCCActgcttcttcctcctccacctccagCTTCAGTTACAAGGTCTCAAG GAAATGATGACCAAATCTCAACTTTGGTCATAGTGGCCATTGTGGTTCCAATTGCCATATTGCTCTTTTTGGTAGGCTGCTGTTTCTTAAGAAGAAGAGCAAGGAAAAAGTACAAAGttatacaacaacaaaatg TGGGGAACGAAATTAATAGCGTGGAGTCATTGCAGTTTGATTTGCGTACAATTGAAGCAGCCACAGACGATTTCTCTGATCAGAACAGATTAGGGGAAGGTGGCTTTGGTGAGGTTTATAAG GGTACACTTCCTGATGGGCAACAAATAGCTGTGAAGAGGTTATCTAGAGGCTCCGGGCAAGGTGCCGAAGAGTTTAAAAATGAGGTGGTTTTGGTAGCTAAGCTTCAGCACAGAAATTTAGTGAGGCTATTGGGATTTTGCgctgaaggagaagaaaagataCTTGTTTACGAACTTGTGGAGAACAAAAGCCTTGACCACTTTCTATTCG ACTCTGAGAACCACGTAAAATTGGATTGGTCAAGCAGATACAAGATTATTGGTGGGATTGCTCGAGGGCTTCTCTATCTCCATCAAGATTCTCCGCTTAAAATCATACATCGCGATCTTAAAGCAAGCAACATATTGTTAAACGGGGacatgaacccaaaaattgcAGATTTTGGCATGGCAAGAATAGTTGGAGTCGACCAAACTCAAGGCAATACAAGAAGGATTGTGGGAACAATGTAA
- the LOC117624150 gene encoding cysteine-rich receptor-like protein kinase 25 yields the protein MAWAGFIKIKMLPMTNLMLVSILSSIFIVTLLSFPSPAEADYLYHVCPNTTTFTPNSTFQSNLNRLLSTLSSNATRPSGFYNATASSRTPNDAVYGLFLCRGDVAATDACKSCVSTATSDIVQRCPTEKQVVIWYDDCMLRYSNESFFSTMAETPRLFMWNTQNATEQTRFNQVLSTRMNEVATEAANDADKFATSQGNVSGLVSIYSLGQCTQDLSSADCNRCLRGAIAQFPNCCSGKEGARVLYPSCTVRYEVYPFYQQNSTSAPQPSPGALPPPLPPKGKVK from the coding sequence ATGGCCTGGGCTGGCTTCATCAAGATCAAAATGCTTCCCATGACTAATCTCATGCTCGTTTCCATTCTCTCCTCCATATTTATTGTTACTCTGCTTAGCTTTCCCAGCCCAGCTGAAGCTGATTATCTATACCATGTCTGCCCAAACACTACCACTTTCACCCCGAACTCCACCTTCCAGTCCAACCTCAACCGCCTCCTCTCCACCCTCTCCTCCAACGCCACCCGCCCCTCCGGCTTCTACAACGCCACCGCCTCCTCCCGAACCCCAAACGACGCCGTCTACGGCCTCTTCCTCTGCCGCGGCGACGTCGCCGCCACTGACGCTTGCAAATCCTGCGTCTCCACCGCAACCTCCGACATCGTCCAGCGCTGCCCCACCGAGAAACAGGTCGTGATCTGGTACGATGACTGCATGCTACGCTACTCCAACGAGTCCTTCTTTTCCACCATGGCCGAGACACCTCGCCTGTTCATGTGGAACACCCAGAACGCCACCGAACAGACCCGCTTCAACCAGGTCCTGTCCACCCGTATGAACGAGGTGGCCACCGAGGCTGCCAACGACGCCGACAAGTTTGCGACGAGTCAGGGGAATGTTAGTGGGTTGGTTTCGATTTACAGCCTGGGGCAGTGCACGCAGGACCTGTCCTCAGCGGATTGCAACCGGTGTCTCAGGGGTGCCATAGCCCAATTTCCGAATTGTTGCAGTGGAAAGGAAGGGGCACGAGTGTTGTATCCGAGTTGTACCGTTAGGTACGAAGTCTACCCTTTCTACCAACAGAACTCCACGTCAGCACCTCAGCCTTCACCGGGGGCTCTACCTCCTCCTCTGCCGCCTAAAGGTAAAGTGAAGTGA